ATTTCGCAAGAAAGGAACTtcgaaaaataataagaaaatcttggaagtgcatttggaaAAGTAAGGTGCCACCTAAGATTGCTTTCTTTGGATGGACTGTATCTCTTGGGAAAATTTAGACTATGGACAATTTGAGAACTTGTCATAAcggattggtgttatatgtgtaagaagagtgggGAGTCGGTGGATCACTTTTTACTTCACTGTGAGGTAGAAAGGATGTTATGGGTGGAGATTGTTAATAGAATGGCTATTGCAAGGGTGATGCCCAAAAGGGTGGTTGATTTGTTTGCCTGTTGGCAAAGGAATAGGGTCAATTCACATATTGCGGATGTATGGAGAATGGTTCCTCTATGTATCATGTGATGTCTATGGATTGAAAAGAATGGTTgaagctttgaagataaggaacgttCTCTAGATGAGCTTAGAAGTTTCTTCTTCCATACTTTATTTCTTTAAGCCTCAGCTCGTGTTTTTAATGGAGCATGCtcaaatgattttcttgtaCCATTTTCTAGCTCCTAATTTGTAACTAGGTGTATGTTGTTTGTATACaacctgtgtacttgggctatgcctatttactagttttaataaaatgttattttacttgtaaaaaaaaataagaaaatctgATACTCTTATGCTGTAACGGAAATGCATAATAGGAGTATTAGAAAGCAAACCTTCATCTTCCACCGTGGGTACCTCCTCTGGCACCTCTGCTACAAACCTTTCAAATGTATTTGTTGGCACAACCAATTGCTGAGTGGTGGGCTGTGATGCATGATCCCACTCTGAAGTAAGAGGTGCACTTTTGTTAGCAGAAGGCTGTGAAGCAACTATTTGTGCAGGTTGTCCCTTGGCTACTCGTAActtcgaaaaaaaaaagcaaaaacaatcaGTCCCGTGTGGAAATGGATCCTCATAATGagtattaaatatatttagtacATACAATAGAAGCATAAGTGTGCTTTTGGGGCTCTCCAACAGGTTCCTCGACTGCAGAAGGCAGTTGGTCTACAGCATTCAGAGTATTGTGAAGTAAACCATTTGCCTCTTCCGCAGCATTGTACTCCAGAATGTCTTCAGAATCAGGGACTTGCTGCAATCGTTGATTTGCAAAACTATAATCGTCAACTAtaccattttcttttacttctgTAGGAGCCACAAACTCTCTTGCCTGGACTTCGCCACCAAGCAAATAATTGGACACTGCCACAACCATCATTTTAATTCACTCAATTATTGGATGGAGGAAAATTTTCTAGTATCTCTACAAATGAAGGTTACCAAAGCAGTTCCTTATCGGATATTGGTCATgcatacacaattttatattgAACTGTAGCCAGAAACTTTACAATTTAAAGTAAAAACTACAACAAGCAGTATAAGCCTCATTACTAATCATATCTGGCACATCAACAACAACAGAATTCATGGTATTTCATTATCAAATTTTGTGTAAGCATAAAAGCAAGCTCAACATGTATACCTACAGAGATTTCATACAATGATTTTTCTGATACAATCAAAAACTTCTTTCCGTTGTCAATTAATTGAACCATAGGATTGTGATCATTACAACCTAAGACGATGAGAACCCTTCATCCCCACAAATTAGGTAGAGCGACCATTACCTGGATCTGAAATAGCGGTAGGAGCATTTAATTTGGAATCGAGTTTACTCTGGGCTAATAACACTGCCGAATGGTGGTGAATTGGTTCATCATCAACAAAGTGAAAAATGTCATTAAGCACAAAATAGCCTTTTTCCTGAGGCGCAAGGAAAAATGTCTGCACAAAGTTCCTCTTTCCACTGAAATCCTTAATTTGCACTGAACCCGAAACCATCACAAGAACACCTCCATTCCAAGATTCCAGAGAATTTGCCATCTTGATTTCAATTCCAGTATAACCAAGTGACATAGCAAGTGCATGGATTTGCtgccaaaagaaataaaattaggcAAAGTAAAATAAGAGCTCTATTAATTGTTCAGCCATAAATGACACAGAAAACAAAAAGGGGGTATCAGAACAGAGAAATAGAATCGCGAGAGAATATAGCCCATTAATATGGAATTGTTATTAAATCAGGGAAACACTAGTGGGAGTAAAAATTATCAGCTACAAAGTCAAGTAAAACTAGTACCATTTAATATCACAGCTTCCAGGAAATTTCAGTACTAACTAATCATTATGATGAATCAATTACTTCAGGAATGAAAGTTGGTAAATGAGTACGTGGCACATTTGAATACAGCCAAACAAAAGCTCTTTAAAAATTAGCAATTTTGTCCCTCTGTTAGCTGGATGCCTGGACCAAATGATAAAACAGGAATTGATGGCATATGGTCATGACATACTATTCTATTTTTCATTGCATGACATATTACTGCTACTAAATGTCCAGAGTTTTCTCGATATTTATATAACCAATGCATTCAccattgtaaaagaaaaaaaaatggttggatCAAACATTTGTAGAGTTCATCTCCATAATGCCAACTCCAAGCACCTCAACAGATTAAACGATACCACATAAAGGGACAACATACCCGCATTGGACGTTATCACTGATTCTAAAAATCATGTAACATACCAGGGactaattctaaaaaaatcgaaagaaaaataagattatAGTTAAACACAAACAACCCAGTAATACCAGTTACAATATATTTCATt
This window of the Juglans regia cultivar Chandler chromosome 12, Walnut 2.0, whole genome shotgun sequence genome carries:
- the LOC108981086 gene encoding nuclear transport factor 2-like, which translates into the protein MASPFTIPVTANQVGTYFVGQYYQVLQHQPDFVYQFYSESSTMLRIDGNTRETATAMLQIHALAMSLGYTGIEIKMANSLESWNGGVLVMVSGSVQIKDFSGKRNFVQTFFLAPQEKGYFVLNDIFHFVDDEPIHHHSAVLLAQSKLDSKLNAPTAISDPVSNYLLGGEVQAREFVAPTEVKENGIVDDYSFANQRLQQVPDSEDILEYNAAEEANGLLHNTLNAVDQLPSAVEEPVGEPQKHTYASILRVAKGQPAQIVASQPSANKSAPLTSEWDHASQPTTQQLVVPTNTFERFVAEVPEEVPTVEDEDEIKSVYVRNLPPSVSASEVEEEFKNFGKLSDEGVVIRSRKDVGVCYAFVEFEDLTGVQNAVKAGSVQIAGRQVYIEERRPNSNIPSRGTRRGRGRVSYQAEAPRGRFGSRNFGRGSGYDGVDRDYNKPRGNGFYRPGPRPERGLPGHQVSRSGQIPQEPFN